From Mycobacterium lacus, one genomic window encodes:
- a CDS encoding sulfatase family protein: MTGDNVLLVHWHDLGRYLGVYGHPDVSSPRLDRLAAEGILFTRSHATAPLCSPSRGSLFTGRYPQSNGLIGLAHHGWEYRTGVRTVAQILSESGWYSALFGMQHETSYPKRLGFDEFDVSNSYCEYVVERAQEWLRESAPALSGQPFLLIAGFFETHRPYPRDRYQPADGDAVDVPDYLPDTPEVRQDLADFYGAIATADAAVGRLLDTLTDTGLDASTWVVFVTDHGPAFPRAKSTLYDAGTGIATIIRPPTGRPVAPRVYDELFSGVDLLPTLLGLLGLDIPEDVEGVSHAGMVLAAGTPTEPVRDHVYTMKTYHDSFDPIRAIRTKEYSYIENYVPRPLLDLPWDIEESPSGHAVAPFVKAPRPQRELYDLRTDPTETTNLLAGDPRPELDALAADLAVRLHDWRQRTGDVIPSDFAGSRIAIRYTETYLRIHHTTPTSRSAIAVDRGVEDVTQADQ, from the coding sequence ATGACGGGTGACAACGTGCTGCTGGTGCACTGGCACGACCTGGGCCGCTACCTAGGCGTCTACGGCCACCCCGACGTTTCCAGCCCACGGCTGGATCGGCTTGCCGCCGAGGGCATTCTGTTCACCAGATCCCATGCGACCGCGCCGCTGTGCTCGCCGTCGCGGGGATCGCTGTTCACCGGCCGCTACCCGCAGAGCAACGGCCTCATCGGGCTGGCCCACCATGGCTGGGAATACCGCACCGGGGTGCGCACCGTGGCGCAGATATTATCCGAATCTGGCTGGTACTCTGCCCTTTTCGGTATGCAGCACGAGACCTCCTATCCGAAACGGCTGGGCTTCGACGAATTCGACGTGTCGAATTCCTACTGCGAGTACGTGGTCGAAAGGGCGCAGGAATGGCTGCGCGAGAGCGCCCCCGCCCTGTCCGGACAACCGTTCCTGCTGATCGCCGGGTTCTTCGAAACCCACCGGCCCTACCCGCGGGACCGCTACCAACCGGCCGACGGCGATGCCGTCGACGTGCCCGACTACCTCCCCGATACTCCCGAGGTGCGCCAGGATCTCGCTGATTTCTATGGGGCCATCGCCACCGCCGACGCGGCCGTCGGCCGGCTGCTGGACACACTGACCGATACCGGGCTAGACGCCAGCACCTGGGTGGTGTTCGTCACCGATCACGGCCCGGCCTTCCCCCGCGCGAAATCCACCCTCTACGACGCCGGAACCGGCATTGCGACGATCATCCGCCCACCCACCGGCCGGCCGGTCGCGCCGCGCGTCTACGACGAACTGTTCAGCGGCGTCGACCTGCTCCCGACGCTACTGGGCCTGCTCGGACTCGACATACCCGAGGACGTCGAGGGGGTGTCGCATGCGGGCATGGTGCTCGCAGCTGGCACGCCCACCGAGCCGGTGCGCGACCACGTGTACACCATGAAGACCTATCACGACTCGTTCGATCCCATTCGCGCAATCCGCACAAAGGAATACAGCTACATCGAAAACTACGTGCCCCGGCCACTGCTGGACCTGCCGTGGGACATCGAGGAAAGCCCCTCCGGGCATGCGGTCGCGCCGTTCGTCAAAGCGCCGCGCCCGCAGCGCGAACTCTACGATCTGCGCACCGATCCCACGGAGACCACCAACCTGCTGGCCGGCGACCCCCGTCCGGAGCTGGATGCCCTCGCCGCCGATCTGGCTGTCCGGCTGCATGATTGGCGCCAGCGGACCGGCGACGTCATACCTTCGGATTTCGCCGGTTCGCGCATCGCGATCCGCTACACCGAAACCTATCTGCGGATCCACCACACGACGCCGACGAGCAGGTCGGCGATCGCCGTCGACCGCGGCGTCGAGGACGTCACGCAGGCCGATCAATAG
- a CDS encoding trans-aconitate 2-methyltransferase — MWDPDVYLAFADHRSRAFYDLLSRVGAERPRRVVDLGCGPGHLTKYLARRWPDAVIEALDSSPEMVAAARERGIDATTADLRSWKPRPDTDVVVSNAALHWVPEHSDLLARWVGELAPGSWIAVQIPGNFDTPSHSAVRALARREPYAKIMRDIPFRVGAAVHTPAHYADLLMDAGCKADVWETTYLHQLTGEHPVLDWITGTALVPVRERLDDEGWEQFRQELIPLLDDAYPRRPDGTTIFPFRRVFMVAEVGGARRSGG; from the coding sequence ATGTGGGATCCGGACGTCTACCTGGCCTTTGCGGATCATCGCAGCCGTGCCTTCTACGACTTGCTGTCGCGGGTGGGTGCCGAGCGGCCGCGGCGGGTGGTCGACCTCGGTTGTGGCCCGGGTCACCTAACGAAGTACCTGGCGCGGAGGTGGCCCGACGCGGTGATCGAGGCGCTGGACAGCTCACCGGAGATGGTCGCCGCGGCCCGCGAACGCGGGATCGACGCCACGACCGCAGACCTGCGGTCCTGGAAGCCCCGGCCGGACACGGACGTGGTGGTCAGCAACGCGGCCTTACACTGGGTGCCCGAGCACTCCGACTTGCTGGCCCGGTGGGTCGGCGAGCTCGCACCCGGTTCGTGGATCGCCGTTCAGATCCCCGGCAATTTCGACACGCCGTCGCATTCCGCGGTACGGGCATTGGCCCGTCGCGAACCCTATGCAAAGATCATGCGCGACATACCATTTCGCGTCGGAGCGGCGGTCCATACGCCGGCGCATTACGCCGACCTGCTGATGGACGCCGGATGCAAGGCGGACGTGTGGGAGACCACCTACCTGCACCAGCTGACCGGCGAGCACCCGGTGCTGGACTGGATCACCGGCACGGCGCTGGTCCCGGTCCGCGAGCGGCTCGACGACGAGGGCTGGGAGCAGTTTCGCCAGGAGCTCATCCCGCTGCTGGACGACGCCTACCCCCGCCGGCCCGACGGGACGACCATCTTCCCGTTCCGGCGGGTGTTCATGGTCGCCGAGGTTGGTGGCGCGCGCCGCTCGGGTGGGTAG
- the bluB gene encoding 5,6-dimethylbenzimidazole synthase, with protein sequence MRRFVPGGAVPEDVLARMLAAAHAAPSVGLMQPWRFIRITDETLRKRIHALVDEERLLTAQALGRRAEEFLALKVEGILECAELMVVALCDDRDAHIFGRRTLPRMDLASVSCAIQNLWLAARSEGLGMGWVSLFDPQRLATLLAMPAGAEPVAILCLGPVPDFPDRPALELDGWAFARPLAEFVSENRWADPFSGKAPKLR encoded by the coding sequence ATGCGCCGATTCGTGCCCGGCGGCGCGGTGCCCGAGGACGTGCTGGCGCGCATGTTGGCGGCCGCGCACGCCGCGCCCAGCGTCGGTCTGATGCAACCGTGGCGGTTCATTCGCATCACCGATGAAACGCTGCGCAAACGCATCCACGCACTCGTCGACGAAGAGCGTCTGCTGACCGCCCAGGCCCTGGGGCGGCGTGCGGAGGAATTCCTGGCCCTGAAGGTGGAGGGCATCCTTGAGTGCGCCGAGCTGATGGTGGTGGCGTTGTGCGACGACCGCGACGCGCACATTTTCGGCCGTCGCACGCTACCGCGGATGGACCTCGCCTCGGTGTCGTGCGCGATCCAAAACCTGTGGCTGGCGGCGCGGTCCGAAGGGCTCGGCATGGGCTGGGTGTCCCTGTTCGATCCGCAACGGTTGGCGACGCTGCTGGCAATGCCCGCCGGCGCCGAGCCAGTGGCCATCCTGTGTCTGGGCCCGGTGCCCGACTTTCCGGATCGCCCGGCGCTGGAACTGGACGGCTGGGCTTTTGCGCGACCGCTGGCTGAGTTCGTTTCCGAGAACCGGTGGGCCGATCCATTCTCCGGCAAGGCGCCGAAACTGCGCTGA